The Salvelinus namaycush isolate Seneca chromosome 13, SaNama_1.0, whole genome shotgun sequence genome includes a region encoding these proteins:
- the LOC120057924 gene encoding gamma-crystallin M2-like — protein sequence MSKITFYEDSNFQGRSYECDADCADMHPHFSRCNSIKVDSGCWVLYERPNYTGYQYVLTRGEYPEYQHWMGYNDSIRSCRTFSYTSGGPYRMRIYERPNFQGQTMEFAEDCESVQERFRSRDVYSCNVLEGYWTLYEHPNYRGRQYFMRPGEYRKFSDWGATCATTGSFRRITEF from the exons ATGAGTAAG ATAACTTTCTACGAGGACAGCAACTTCCAGGGGCGCTCTTATGAGTGCGATGCAGACTGCGCTGACATGCACCCCCATTTCAGCCGCTGTAACTCCATCAAGGTAGATAGCGGCTGCTGGGTGCTGTATGAGCGTCCCAACTACACAGGCTATCAGTACGTGCTGACCAGAGGGGAGTACCCAGAGTACCAGCACTGGATGGGATACAATGACAGCATCCGCTCCTGCCGTACCTTCTCCTAT ACTAGCGGAGGCCCATACCGCATGCGCATCTATGAACGCCCCAACTTCCAGGGCCAGACGATGGAGTTCGCTGAGGACTGTGAGTCTGTCCAGGAACGCTTCCGCAGCCGTGACGTCTACTCCTGTAATGTTCTGGAGGGCTACTGGACCCTCTACGAACACCCCAACTACCGCGGCCGCCAGTACTTCATGAGGCCTGGAGAGTACAGGAAGTTTAGTGACTGGGGCGCCACATGCGCCACCACTGGCTCCTTCCGTAGGATCACCGAGTTTTAG
- the LOC120057923 gene encoding gamma-crystallin S-1-like, whose product MGKIIFYEDKNFGGRHHECMSDCADLHSMFNRCQSIRVVSGMFMIYERPNFMGHQHFLRKGEYSDYMRMMGMNECVKSCRMIPMHRGNFRMRLYDRSDMGGQMMELDDDCPNCMDRFRMSDFNSCNVMDGHWLMYDQANYRGHHYYLRPGQYRRYSDWGGMSSKIGSIRRIMDL is encoded by the exons ATGGGAAAG atcaTCTTCTACGAGGACAAGAACTTTGGTGGCCGTCACCATGAGTGCATGAGTGACTGCGCTGATCTTCACTCCATGTTCAACCGCTGCCAATCCATCAGGGTGGTGAGCGGTATGTTCATGATCTACGAGCGCCCCAACTTCATGGGACACCAGCATTTCCTGAGGAAGGGAGAGTACTCCGACTACATGCGCATGATGGGAATGAACGAGTGTGTCAAGTCCTGCCGCATGATCCCCATG CACCGTGGTAACTTCAGGATGAGGCTGTACGACCGCTCTGACATGGGAGGCCAGATGATGGAGCTGGATGACGACTGCCCCAACTGTATGGACCGTTTCCGTATGTCCGACTTCAACTCCTGCAACGTGATGGACGGCCACTGGCTGATGTACGACCAGGCCAACTATAGAGGACACCACTACTACCTGAGGCCTGGCCAGTACCGTAGATACAGTGACTGGGGAGGCATGAGCTCCAAGATCGGCTCAATCAGGCGCATTATGGACCTCTAA
- the LOC120058037 gene encoding gamma-crystallin S-1-like: protein MGKIIFYEDKNFQGRSYECNTDCADLHTHFSHCNSIQVESGSWMVYERPNYMGYQYFLRRGEYPDYQRWMGFNDCVKSCRMIPQNQGAHKMRIYERSDFGGQMLEFADDCPSLYDRFHYNDIHSCNVMEGYWLFYEHPNYRGRQYLLMPGEYRRYSDWGAINSRIGSIRRVVAHPN from the exons ATGGGAAAG ATCATCTTCTACGAGGACAAGAACTTCCAGGGTCGCTCCTATGAGTGCAACACCGACTGTGCCGACCTGCACACCCATTTCAGCCACTGTAACTCCATCCAAGTGGAGAGTGGTAGCTGGATGGTCTATGAGCGGCCAAACTACATGGGCTACCAGTACTTCCTGAGAAGGGGAGAGTATCCCGACTACCAGCGCTGGATGGGCTTTAATGATTGCGTGAAATCCTGCCGCATGATCCCTCAA AATCAGGGAGCTCACAAGATGAGAATCTACGAGCGCTCTGACTTTGGCGGTCAGATGCTGGAGTTTGCCGATGACTGCCCCTCCCTCTACGATCGATTCCATTACAATGATATCCACTCTTGCAATGTTATGGAGGGGTATTGGCTCTTCTATGAGCATCCCAACTACAGAGGCAGGCAGTATCTCCTGATGCCTGGCGAGTACAGGAGATACAGTGACTGGGGAGCCATCAATTCCAGGATTGGCTCCATCAGACGTGTTGTTGCTCACCCAAACTGA
- the zgc:153846 gene encoding gamma-crystallin M1: MGKIIFYEERNFQGRNYECMSDCPDMSSYMSRCQSCRVESGCFMVYERNNFMGQQFFMRRGEYPDMQRMMSMGMMFDNIRSCRMIPMHRGSFKMRIYERENFGGQMMELMDDCDSIMDRFRMSDCQSCNVMDGHWLMYEQPHFRGRMMYMRPGEYRNFREMSMGMGGMSQGSMRFMSMKRINDMCN; the protein is encoded by the exons atGGGCAAG ATTATCTTCTACGAGGAGAGGAACTTCCAGGGCCGCAACTATGAGTGCATGAGCGACTGCCCTGACATGTCCTCCTACATGTCCCGCTGCCAGTCCTGCAGGGTGGAGAGCGGCTGCTTCATGGTGTATGAGCGCAACAACTTCATGGGCCAGCAGTTCTTCATGAGGAGGGGAGAGTACCCTGACATGCAGCGCATGATGAGCATGGGCATGATGTTCGACAACATCCGGTCCTGCAGAATGATCCCCATG CACAGAGGATCCTTCAAGATGAGGATCTACGAGAGGGAGAACTTCGGAGGTCAGATGATGGAGCTGATGGACGACTGTGACTCCATCATGGATCGTTTCCGCATGTCTGACTGCCAGTCCTGCAACGTGATGGACGGCCACTGGCTGATGTACGAGCAGCCCCACTTCAGAGGAAGGATGATGTACATGAGGCCTGGAGAGTACAGGAACTTCAGGGAGATGAGCATGGGAATGGGAGGCATGAGCCAGGGATCCATGAGATTCATGAGCATGAAGCGTATCAATGATATGTGCAATTAA
- the LOC120057922 gene encoding gamma-crystallin M2-like: MTMGKIIFYEDRNFQGPSHECSSDCADLHSYFNRCNSIKVESGCFMVYERPNYMGNQYFVRRGEYPDNQRMIGINDCIRSCRMIPMHRGQYRMRMYDRPDMGGQMNELSDDCPNVQDRFRMSDVNSCNVMDGHWLMYDQPNYKGRQYYVRPGEYRRFNDWGGLSPKIGSLRRITDFN; the protein is encoded by the exons ATGACTATGGGAAAG ATCATCTTTTACGAAGACAGGAACTTCCAGGGTCCCTCTCATGAGTGCAGCAGCGACTGTGCCGACCTGCACTCCTACTTCAACCGCTGCAACTCCATCAAAGTTGAGAGCGGATGTTTCATGGTCTACGAGCGCCCCAACTACATGGGAAACCAGTACTTTGTGAGGAGGGGCGAGTACCCAGATAACCAGCGAATGATTGGCATCAATGACTGCATCAGGTCCTGCCGTATGATCCCCATG CACCGTGGCCAGTACAGAATGAGAATGTACGATCGTCCTGACATGGGCGGCCAGATGAACGAGCTGAGCGACGACTGCCCCAACGTCCAGGACCGTTTCCGTATGTCCGACGTCAACTCCTGCAACGTGATGGATGGGCACTGGCTGATGTACGACCAGCCCAACTACAAGGGAAGGCAGTACTATGTGAGGCCCGGCGAGTACAGGAGGTTCAACGACTGGGGAGGATTGAGCCCCAAGATCGGCTCCCTCAGAAGGATCACTGACTTCAACTGA
- the LOC120057921 gene encoding gamma-crystallin M2-like, translated as MGKITFYEDRNFQGRSYECSNDCTDLHSYFSRCNSIRVESGCFMIYERPNYMGHQYYMRRGEYPDYQRWMGFSSCIRSCRMIPMYRGSYRMRIYEKADFSGHMMEFMDDCPCVSDRFHHRHVYSCNIMNGFWIFYEYPNYRGRQYFLRAGEYRRYREWCATCAIVGSFRRVTDF; from the exons ATGGGCAAG ATTACATTTTACGAGGACAGGAACTTCCAAGGTCGTAGTTATGAGTGCAGCAATGACTGCACAGACCTGCACTCCTACTTCAGCCGCTGTAACTCCATCAGGGTGGAGAGTGGCTGTTTTATGATCTATGAGCGCCCCAACTACATGGGTCACCAGTATTACATGAGAAGGGGAGAATATCCTGATTATCAGCGTTGGATGGGCTTCAGTAGCTGTATCCGATCATGCCGTATGATTCCAATG TACCGGGGTTCATATAGGATGCGAATCTACGAGAAGGCCGACTTCAGCGGTCACATGATGGAGTTCATGGAtgactgtccctgtgtgtctgaTCGTTTCCACCACCGCCACGTCTACTCCTGTAATATCATGAACGGCTTCTGGATCTTCTACGAGTATCCCAACTACCGGGGCCGACAGTACTTCCTAAGAGCCGGAGAGTACAGAAGATACCGTGAATGGTGCGCCACCTGCGCCATTGTAGGCTCCTTTAGACGGGTCACTGACTTTTAG
- the LOC120058026 gene encoding gamma-crystallin M2-like encodes MGKIIFYEDKDYGGRHFECNGDCTDMLGLLSRCNSIKVTCGCFMIYEKPNYTGHQYYLCRGEYPDYNRWMGTNDNINSCHILSSVPGSYNMRLFERIEYGGQIMDLMDDCPSVMDRFHINDIFSCNVKGGNWLFYEHPNYRGRMYLIKPGYYRRFSEWGGRSARVGSIRRIMDY; translated from the exons ATGGGGAAG ATCATCTTCTACGAAGACAAGGACTATGGTGGCCGTCACTTTGAATGCAATGGTGACTGCACAGACATGCTCGGCCTTCTCAGCCGGTGTAACTCCATCAAGGTGACATGTGGATGCTTCATGATCTATGAGAAGCCCAACTACACTGGCCACCAGTACTACCTGTGTCGAGGAGAGTATCCTGACTACAATCGTTGGATGGGCACAAATGACAACATCAACTCATGCCACATCCTCTCCTCG GTGCCTGGATCCTACAACATGCGTCTCTTTGAGAGAATAGAGTATGGTGGCCAGATAATGGATCTGATGGATGACTGTCCCAGCGTCATGGATCGTTTCCACATCAATGACATTTTCTCTTGCAATGTGAAAGGAGGAAACTGGCTGTTCTACGAGCACCCAAACTACAGGGGAAGGATGTACCTTATAAAGCCTGGGTATTACAGGAGATTCAGCGAATGGGGCGGCAGGAGTGCCAGAGTGGGTTCTATTCGACGAATCATGGACTACTAA